The Metabacillus litoralis genome contains a region encoding:
- a CDS encoding dihydroorotate dehydrogenase: MLDINLPGLSLKNPIMPASGCFGFGREYSKFYDLSQLGSIMIKASTQEPRFGNPTPRVAETEAGMLNAIGLQNPGVHKVVSEELAWLEQYDVPIIANVAGSQIEDYVYVAEKISQANNVHALELNISCPNVKTGGIAFGTIPEVAAQLTKAVKHVSAVPVYVKLSPNVANIVEMAKAIEDAGADGLTMINTLIGMRLDLKTGKPVIANKTGGLSGPAIKPVAIRMIYEVSQAVSIPIIGMGGVQNVDDVIEFLYAGASAVAVGTANFVNPFVCPEIIEQLPARLNELGFEHVTECIGRSWKADAKTAYYSS; encoded by the coding sequence ATGCTAGACATCAACTTACCTGGTTTATCACTTAAAAATCCTATCATGCCCGCATCAGGATGCTTTGGCTTTGGGAGAGAATATAGTAAGTTTTATGATTTAAGTCAGCTTGGTTCAATAATGATCAAGGCAAGTACACAGGAGCCTCGCTTTGGTAACCCTACTCCTCGTGTTGCTGAGACAGAAGCAGGCATGTTAAATGCAATTGGCCTACAAAACCCCGGTGTTCATAAAGTCGTTTCAGAAGAGCTTGCATGGCTTGAGCAGTATGATGTTCCGATTATCGCAAATGTAGCAGGCTCTCAAATTGAGGATTATGTATATGTTGCAGAAAAGATCAGTCAGGCAAACAATGTACATGCTCTAGAATTAAATATTTCATGCCCTAATGTAAAAACAGGTGGCATTGCATTTGGAACAATTCCTGAAGTTGCAGCACAATTAACAAAAGCGGTGAAACATGTATCAGCTGTACCTGTTTATGTCAAATTATCACCTAACGTTGCGAACATCGTTGAAATGGCAAAAGCTATTGAAGATGCAGGTGCAGATGGTTTAACAATGATTAACACCTTAATCGGAATGAGACTTGACCTTAAAACAGGTAAGCCAGTTATTGCAAATAAAACTGGTGGTTTATCAGGCCCAGCGATTAAGCCAGTAGCTATACGTATGATTTATGAAGTAAGTCAAGCTGTTTCGATTCCGATCATTGGCATGGGTGGCGTGCAAAACGTTGATGATGTGATTGAATTCTTATATGCAGGGGCAAGTGCTGTTGCTGTTGGTACTGCTAATTTTGTTAATCCATTTGTATGCCCGGAAATTATCGAGCAGTTGCCAGCAAGGTTAAATGAACTTGGTTTTGAACATGTTACGGAATGTATCGGAAGGAGTTGGAAGGCTGATGCAAAGACCGCTTATTATAGCTCTTGA
- a CDS encoding inorganic phosphate transporter: MLEIIAIIISFFFAMNIGASGAAASMGVAYGSGAILRPRNALILCGIGVILGAVIGGGEVVKTISSGIIPSSLISIKMVVIILFSATFSLFLSNLLGIPLSTSEVTVGSVVGVGIAYQALYVNNLLYIIMFWVIVPIVAFAIAFLFIKILHSFKLTQKYSFEGKVITYLLIFAGFFEAFSAGMNNVANAVGPLVSAGILSVSKGTLIGGVFVALGALLLGRRVLETNGKKITSFSKIEGVLISGTGATLVIVASIFGIPVPLTQITTSSILGIGIAKSGANIFQQKIVKNMLMVWLISPLVSLTMSYFLVQLFIESDLYTIFVLASLLLATIGANSLMKASKQEKRAVHEEGGGI; encoded by the coding sequence ATGTTAGAAATCATTGCCATCATTATTAGCTTCTTTTTTGCAATGAACATTGGGGCGAGCGGTGCAGCTGCCTCAATGGGTGTTGCATATGGCTCAGGAGCGATTTTACGACCGAGAAACGCACTTATATTATGTGGGATAGGGGTCATATTAGGAGCAGTTATTGGCGGTGGAGAAGTTGTCAAAACAATAAGTTCCGGAATCATTCCATCATCGCTTATATCGATAAAAATGGTTGTTATTATACTCTTTTCAGCTACTTTTTCCTTATTCTTATCCAATCTTTTAGGAATACCTCTATCTACAAGTGAGGTAACGGTGGGATCTGTAGTTGGTGTTGGTATAGCGTACCAAGCCTTATATGTTAATAATTTACTCTATATCATTATGTTTTGGGTTATTGTTCCGATCGTTGCGTTTGCAATTGCCTTTCTTTTTATAAAAATCCTTCATTCCTTTAAGCTGACTCAAAAGTACAGCTTTGAAGGAAAGGTCATCACATATTTACTTATATTTGCTGGTTTTTTTGAAGCATTTTCAGCGGGGATGAATAACGTAGCAAATGCTGTTGGACCCCTTGTAAGTGCTGGTATTCTATCTGTTTCAAAAGGGACATTAATTGGAGGAGTGTTTGTTGCTTTAGGTGCTCTGCTTTTAGGGAGACGTGTTTTAGAGACAAACGGTAAGAAAATAACGAGCTTCTCAAAAATTGAAGGTGTCTTGATTTCTGGTACTGGTGCTACACTTGTCATTGTAGCTTCTATCTTTGGAATACCTGTGCCTCTTACTCAAATTACGACCTCATCGATTTTAGGAATTGGTATTGCAAAATCTGGGGCAAACATCTTTCAACAAAAAATCGTAAAAAATATGCTTATGGTATGGTTAATTTCTCCACTTGTGTCACTAACGATGAGTTACTTCTTAGTGCAGTTGTTTATAGAAAGTGATTTATATACAATCTTTGTATTAGCAAGTCTTTTGCTAGCTACAATTGGCGCAAACAGTTTAATGAAAGCAAGCAAACAAGAAAAGCGTGCTGTACACGAAGAAGGTGGAGGAATATAA
- the pyrE gene encoding orotate phosphoribosyltransferase, with protein MKQTIAKNLLEIKAVYLQPNDPFTWSSGLKSPIYCDNRLTLSFPSIRTQIAEGLIDLIKEHYPEVEVIAGTATAGIPHAAWVSDKMDLPMVYVRSKAKGHGKGNQIEGQVKQNQKVVVVEDLISTGGSAITAVEALREAGCEVLGIVAIFTYDLALGKSKLEEANIKAQSLCDYDTLVEVAAKEGYVTEQDISKLKMWREDPSSERWLDV; from the coding sequence ATGAAACAAACGATTGCAAAAAACCTATTAGAAATTAAGGCAGTTTATCTCCAACCAAATGATCCCTTCACATGGTCTAGTGGATTAAAATCACCAATTTACTGTGATAATCGTCTTACATTATCATTTCCTTCTATTCGTACTCAAATAGCTGAAGGTCTTATCGATTTAATAAAAGAGCATTACCCTGAAGTTGAAGTAATCGCAGGTACTGCAACTGCAGGTATCCCTCATGCTGCATGGGTAAGTGATAAAATGGATTTACCAATGGTCTATGTTCGAAGTAAGGCGAAGGGACATGGGAAAGGAAACCAAATTGAAGGACAAGTTAAACAAAATCAGAAGGTAGTGGTTGTAGAAGATTTGATTTCTACTGGCGGAAGTGCCATTACTGCTGTTGAAGCTCTTCGTGAAGCGGGCTGTGAGGTTTTAGGGATCGTAGCGATTTTTACATATGATCTTGCACTTGGAAAATCAAAACTGGAAGAGGCAAATATTAAAGCACAATCGTTATGTGACTATGACACTCTAGTCGAAGTTGCTGCAAAAGAAGGTTACGTAACAGAGCAGGACATTAGCAAATTAAAAATGTGGAGAGAAGATCCATCTTCTGAACGCTGGCTTGATGTATAA
- the carB gene encoding carbamoyl-phosphate synthase large subunit — translation MPKRTDINKILVIGSGPIVIGQAAEFDYAGTQACIALKEEGYEVVLVNSNPATIMTDTEIADKVYIEPLTVEFLSNIIRKERPDALVPTLGGQTGLNMAVQLAESGVLEECGVEILGTKLSAIQQAEDRDLFRRLMNELNEPVPESEIIHNLDEAFAFVNQIGYPVIVRPAYTLGGTGGGICENEEELIEIVTSGLKNSPVTQCLLEKSIAGFKEIEYEVMRDSNDHAIVVCNMENFDPVGVHTGDSIVFAPSQTLSDREYQMLRNVSLKIIRALKIEGGCNVQLALDPDSFKYYIIEVNPRVSRSSALASKATGYPIAKLAAKIAVGLTLDEMKNPVTGRTYACFEPALDYIVSKIPRWPFDKFESANRHLGTQMKATGEVMAIGRTLEESLLKAVRSLESDVDYLRLKDAEQFTDELIEKRIRKAGDERLFYIAEALRRGVTKETIHEWSQIDLFFLMKIEKIIRFEKNLQVNPYELTTLQTAKEMGFADSEIAKLWNTNDREVYELRKQADIIPVYKMVDTCAAEFESATPYFYGSYEDENESIVTERESVVVLGSGPIRIGQGVEFDYATVHSVWAIKEAGYEAIIINNNPETVSTDFSISDKLYFEPLTIEDVMHIIDLEKPKGVVVQFGGQTAINLADELQARGVKILGTSLEDLDRAEDRDKFEHTLATLGIPQPLGKTATSVDQAVKIAENIGYPVLVRPSYVLGGRAMEIVYQEAELLHYMNNAVKINPQHPVLIDKYLTGKEIEVDAISDGESVLIPGIMEHIERAGVHSGDSIAVYPPQSLSEEIKNSIIDYTIKLAKGLNIVGLLNIQFVLSKGAVYVLEVNPRSSRTVPFLSKITGVPMANLATKVILGAKLEELGYETGLHPESEGVYVKAPVFSFAKLRRVDITLGPEMKSTGEVMGKDITLEKALYKALVASGIQIKNHGSVLLTVADKDKEEGLEIARRFHQIGYQILATSGTADYLRAYNIPAKVVNKIGASEPNLLDVIRKGEAQFVINTLTKGKQPARDGFKIRRESVENGIPCLTSLDTAVAILRVLESMTFSTDTMPKINKQLEVSLT, via the coding sequence ATGCCAAAACGTACAGACATCAATAAAATTCTTGTTATCGGTTCAGGTCCAATCGTCATTGGTCAAGCAGCAGAATTTGACTATGCTGGAACACAAGCATGTATCGCTTTAAAAGAAGAAGGATATGAAGTTGTTCTTGTTAACTCAAATCCAGCTACAATTATGACTGATACAGAAATTGCAGATAAAGTATATATTGAGCCTCTTACGGTTGAGTTTTTAAGCAACATTATTCGTAAAGAACGTCCAGATGCCCTTGTTCCAACTTTAGGAGGACAAACGGGTCTTAACATGGCCGTTCAATTAGCAGAGTCAGGTGTACTAGAAGAATGTGGAGTTGAAATTTTAGGTACTAAGCTTTCTGCAATCCAACAAGCAGAAGATCGTGATTTATTCAGAAGATTAATGAATGAATTAAATGAGCCTGTACCTGAAAGTGAAATTATTCATAACTTAGATGAAGCTTTTGCGTTCGTTAATCAAATCGGATATCCAGTTATCGTAAGACCTGCTTATACATTAGGTGGAACTGGTGGAGGTATTTGTGAAAATGAAGAAGAGCTTATCGAAATTGTTACAAGTGGATTAAAAAACAGCCCTGTAACACAATGTCTTCTTGAAAAAAGTATTGCTGGATTTAAAGAAATTGAATATGAAGTAATGCGTGACTCAAATGACCATGCCATTGTTGTATGTAACATGGAAAATTTTGATCCAGTAGGTGTTCATACAGGTGACTCAATCGTTTTTGCACCAAGTCAAACGTTAAGTGACCGTGAATATCAAATGCTACGAAACGTATCATTAAAGATTATCCGTGCATTGAAAATTGAAGGTGGCTGTAATGTTCAGCTAGCACTTGATCCAGACAGCTTTAAATACTACATTATTGAGGTTAACCCACGTGTGAGTAGGTCATCTGCGTTAGCTTCTAAAGCAACTGGTTATCCAATCGCTAAATTAGCAGCGAAAATTGCTGTTGGTTTAACACTAGATGAAATGAAAAACCCTGTTACAGGTAGAACGTATGCATGCTTCGAGCCAGCATTAGATTACATCGTATCAAAAATCCCACGCTGGCCTTTTGATAAGTTTGAGTCTGCAAACCGCCATTTAGGAACTCAAATGAAAGCAACTGGCGAGGTTATGGCGATCGGTCGTACACTTGAAGAATCTCTGTTAAAAGCAGTTCGTTCACTTGAATCTGATGTAGATTATCTTCGTTTAAAAGATGCTGAACAATTCACAGACGAACTAATTGAAAAGCGTATTCGTAAAGCTGGTGATGAGCGCCTATTTTATATCGCTGAAGCTCTTAGAAGAGGTGTTACGAAGGAAACCATTCATGAGTGGAGCCAAATTGACTTATTCTTCTTAATGAAGATTGAAAAAATTATTAGATTTGAAAAAAATCTTCAAGTAAACCCTTATGAATTAACAACCTTACAAACTGCTAAAGAAATGGGCTTTGCAGATTCTGAGATTGCTAAGCTTTGGAATACAAATGATCGTGAAGTATATGAATTAAGAAAACAAGCAGATATTATCCCAGTTTATAAAATGGTTGATACATGTGCAGCGGAATTTGAATCTGCAACACCTTACTTCTATGGATCATACGAAGACGAAAACGAATCAATTGTAACTGAGCGTGAAAGTGTTGTTGTTTTAGGTTCAGGTCCAATCCGGATCGGTCAAGGTGTTGAGTTCGATTATGCAACGGTTCACTCTGTATGGGCAATTAAAGAAGCAGGGTATGAAGCAATCATTATAAATAACAACCCTGAAACTGTTTCAACAGATTTCAGTATTTCTGACAAGCTTTATTTTGAACCATTAACAATTGAAGATGTTATGCATATCATCGATTTAGAAAAACCAAAAGGTGTTGTTGTTCAATTCGGTGGACAAACGGCTATTAATCTAGCGGATGAGTTACAAGCACGAGGTGTAAAAATACTTGGAACATCTTTGGAAGATTTAGATCGTGCGGAAGATCGTGATAAATTTGAACATACTTTAGCTACCCTTGGAATTCCTCAACCACTTGGAAAAACAGCTACTTCTGTAGACCAGGCTGTGAAGATTGCAGAAAACATCGGTTATCCAGTTTTAGTAAGACCATCTTATGTACTAGGTGGACGTGCAATGGAAATTGTTTACCAAGAGGCTGAGCTTTTACACTATATGAATAATGCAGTGAAAATCAATCCGCAACATCCTGTATTAATTGATAAATATCTAACAGGTAAAGAAATTGAAGTTGATGCAATTTCTGATGGAGAATCAGTTCTTATCCCTGGTATTATGGAACACATTGAACGTGCCGGTGTTCACTCAGGAGATTCAATCGCTGTTTATCCGCCACAATCATTATCTGAAGAAATAAAAAACAGTATCATTGATTATACAATTAAGCTTGCTAAAGGTTTAAATATCGTTGGATTACTAAATATCCAATTCGTACTATCAAAAGGAGCGGTTTATGTACTAGAAGTAAATCCTCGCTCAAGTCGTACTGTACCTTTCTTAAGCAAAATAACAGGAGTACCAATGGCGAATTTAGCAACAAAGGTTATTCTTGGTGCAAAACTTGAGGAACTTGGCTATGAAACAGGATTACATCCAGAAAGTGAGGGTGTGTATGTAAAAGCTCCTGTCTTCTCATTCGCTAAGTTACGTCGAGTGGACATCACATTAGGACCTGAGATGAAATCAACAGGGGAAGTAATGGGGAAAGATATTACTCTAGAAAAAGCTCTTTACAAAGCACTTGTTGCTTCTGGAATTCAGATTAAAAACCATGGCTCTGTCCTATTAACAGTAGCGGACAAAGATAAAGAAGAAGGTTTAGAGATTGCTAGAAGGTTCCACCAAATTGGGTATCAAATTCTAGCGACAAGTGGAACAGCAGATTATTTAAGAGCCTACAATATTCCGGCAAAAGTTGTTAATAAAATTGGTGCGTCTGAACCGAATCTATTAGATGTTATTCGTAAAGGTGAGGCACAATTTGTAATCAATACCTTAACAAAAGGAAAACAGCCAGCTAGAGACGGATTTAAAATTCGCCGTGAATCAGTAGAAAATGGAATTCCTTGTTTAACTTCATTAGATACAGCAGTTGCCATTTTACGTGTACTAGAGTCGATGACATTCTCTACAGATACGATGCCAAAGATCAACAAGCAGCTAGAGGTGAGCTTAACGTGA
- a CDS encoding dihydroorotate dehydrogenase electron transfer subunit yields MIKKELMVVTKHEKIAEHIFQLTLQGELVSEMGNPGQFVHLKVSEGSTPLLRRPISISEIDIDKKQFTMIYRAEGAGTQLLSKKVVENVVDVLGPLGNGFPIDTVESGQKALLVGGGIGVPPLLELSRQLVAKGVKVQHVLGFQTKNAVFLEEEFSKLGTTIITTDDGSYGYKGFVTDAIKDHDLQFDTMFTCGPTPMLRALEKLHGHKPLFLSLEERMGCGVGACFACVCHTGDDPTGTSYKKVCSDGPVFKAGEVVL; encoded by the coding sequence GTGATAAAAAAAGAACTAATGGTCGTGACAAAACACGAAAAAATTGCAGAACATATTTTTCAGCTAACACTACAAGGTGAACTTGTTTCAGAGATGGGTAACCCAGGTCAGTTTGTTCATTTAAAGGTGTCAGAGGGTAGCACACCTCTATTAAGAAGACCGATTAGCATTTCTGAAATTGATATAGATAAAAAGCAATTCACAATGATATATAGAGCAGAAGGGGCTGGTACTCAGCTCCTTTCTAAAAAGGTCGTTGAAAACGTAGTGGATGTTTTAGGACCATTAGGGAATGGCTTTCCAATTGATACAGTTGAAAGTGGACAGAAAGCTTTGTTAGTTGGCGGAGGAATAGGCGTTCCTCCTTTGCTTGAACTATCAAGACAACTAGTCGCAAAGGGTGTAAAGGTGCAGCATGTATTAGGTTTTCAAACAAAAAATGCTGTGTTTTTAGAAGAAGAGTTTTCTAAACTAGGAACAACGATCATAACAACCGACGATGGGTCTTACGGATACAAGGGATTTGTAACAGATGCCATTAAAGATCATGACCTTCAGTTTGATACAATGTTTACTTGTGGTCCAACACCAATGTTAAGAGCACTAGAAAAGCTTCATGGACATAAACCTTTGTTTCTATCATTAGAAGAAAGAATGGGCTGTGGAGTCGGAGCTTGTTTCGCATGTGTGTGTCATACTGGTGATGACCCAACTGGAACAAGTTACAAAAAAGTATGTAGTGATGGGCCTGTGTTTAAGGCTGGAGAGGTGGTTTTATAA
- the pyrF gene encoding orotidine-5'-phosphate decarboxylase gives MQRPLIIALDFKDQQEVHEFLQHFQQEQLFVKVGMELFYQEGPDIISYLKKLGHNIFLDLKLHDIPNTVKQAMRGLAKLDVDIVNVHAPGGKKMMEAAIEGLEAGTQEGKTRPMCIAVTQLTSTSQDMIQEELLIKEDINDVVLHYAQMAKESGLDGVVCSTHEVEKLNEKFGTSFMTVTPGIRMKEDSTDDQTRIATPDQARCLGSTAIVVGRSITKQDNPYEAYLKVKKAWEESEE, from the coding sequence ATGCAAAGACCGCTTATTATAGCTCTTGATTTTAAAGATCAGCAAGAGGTACACGAATTTTTACAGCACTTTCAACAAGAACAGTTATTTGTAAAGGTTGGAATGGAATTATTTTATCAGGAAGGTCCTGATATTATATCCTATCTTAAAAAGCTTGGGCACAATATCTTCCTAGATCTAAAGCTTCACGACATTCCAAATACAGTTAAACAAGCAATGCGTGGGTTAGCTAAGCTTGATGTGGACATAGTCAATGTACATGCTCCAGGCGGAAAGAAAATGATGGAAGCAGCTATTGAAGGACTTGAGGCAGGAACACAAGAAGGTAAAACAAGACCAATGTGTATTGCAGTTACTCAGTTAACTAGTACTTCTCAAGATATGATACAAGAAGAGCTATTAATTAAAGAAGATATCAATGATGTTGTCCTTCATTATGCACAAATGGCAAAAGAAAGCGGCCTAGATGGAGTAGTTTGTTCTACTCATGAAGTAGAGAAATTAAATGAAAAGTTTGGAACTTCTTTTATGACGGTCACACCGGGAATTCGGATGAAGGAAGATTCAACAGATGATCAAACTAGAATAGCTACTCCAGACCAAGCACGTTGTCTAGGTTCGACAGCTATTGTTGTCGGAAGAAGCATAACAAAACAAGACAATCCATATGAGGCATATCTAAAAGTAAAAAAAGCTTGGGAGGAATCAGAGGAATGA
- a CDS encoding dihydroorotase has product MLFILKNGLILDELGELKKSDVKVKDGKITEIGENLSTDGCEIISVDGNLISAGFIDLHVHLREPGGEHKETIETGTQSAAKGGFTTIAPMPNTRPVPDTKEQMEWLQNRIKETAVVKVLPYASITTRQLGEELTDFEGLKNAGAFAFTDDGVGVQSAGKMLEAMKQAASIGATIVAHCEENTLINKGSVHEGEFSRKHGINGIPSVCESVHIARDILLAEAAGCHYHVCHISTKESVRVVRDAKRAGINVTAEVTPHHLLLCEDDIPGLDPNFKMNPPLRGKADQEALIEGLLDGTIDFIATDHAPHAAEEKAEGMQLAPFGIVGLETAFPLLYTHFVLTKKFTLKQLVDFLTIQPARAFGLSEGVLEVGAAADITVVELETESSINPSEFLSKGKNTPFTGWTCKGWPTATIVDGNIVWEKGGITV; this is encoded by the coding sequence ATGTTATTTATTCTTAAAAATGGATTAATTTTAGATGAGCTTGGTGAGTTGAAAAAGTCTGATGTGAAGGTGAAGGACGGAAAGATAACTGAGATTGGAGAAAATCTTTCCACTGACGGATGTGAAATCATTTCAGTTGATGGGAATTTGATTTCAGCAGGTTTTATTGACCTTCACGTCCATTTAAGAGAGCCAGGTGGCGAGCACAAAGAAACAATTGAAACAGGTACACAAAGTGCAGCAAAAGGTGGATTTACAACAATAGCTCCAATGCCAAACACTCGACCAGTTCCTGACACCAAAGAGCAAATGGAATGGTTGCAAAATCGAATAAAGGAAACAGCGGTTGTGAAAGTTCTTCCATATGCTTCGATTACAACAAGACAGTTAGGTGAAGAATTAACAGACTTTGAAGGATTAAAAAACGCAGGTGCATTTGCCTTCACTGATGATGGTGTTGGTGTACAATCTGCTGGCAAAATGTTAGAAGCAATGAAACAGGCAGCTTCTATTGGTGCAACAATTGTGGCGCACTGTGAAGAAAATACATTAATAAACAAAGGTTCAGTACATGAAGGTGAATTTTCTAGAAAACATGGTATTAATGGAATTCCTTCTGTATGTGAGTCAGTACATATCGCGAGGGATATCCTTCTAGCAGAAGCTGCAGGCTGTCACTATCATGTGTGTCATATCAGTACAAAAGAGTCTGTACGTGTAGTAAGAGATGCAAAACGTGCTGGGATAAATGTAACAGCTGAAGTAACACCACATCACTTATTATTATGTGAGGATGACATTCCAGGCCTTGATCCGAATTTTAAAATGAACCCTCCTCTAAGAGGGAAAGCAGATCAAGAAGCTTTAATAGAAGGATTATTAGATGGAACAATTGATTTTATTGCAACAGACCATGCGCCACATGCAGCAGAAGAAAAAGCAGAAGGTATGCAGTTAGCACCATTTGGAATTGTGGGATTAGAAACAGCATTTCCACTATTATATACACATTTCGTACTAACGAAGAAATTTACACTAAAGCAACTTGTTGATTTCTTGACAATTCAGCCTGCAAGAGCATTTGGATTATCTGAAGGAGTGCTTGAAGTTGGAGCTGCTGCTGATATTACTGTGGTAGAGTTGGAAACAGAATCATCAATTAACCCAAGTGAATTTTTATCAAAAGGCAAAAATACACCATTCACTGGTTGGACTTGCAAAGGTTGGCCAACGGCAACAATCGTAGATGGAAACATTGTATGGGAAAAGGGAGGCATCACAGTATGA
- a CDS encoding phosphoadenylyl-sulfate reductase, with the protein MLTYENWTEQTDQFEVDETYKGALNVLNWAYDHYGEEVVYACSFGIEGIVLIDLISKVKPDAKIVFLDTDVHFKETYELIDKVKEKYPSLNIELKKPKLTLEEQAEQYGDKLWETNPNQCCNIRKIAPLTETLNGATAWISGLRREQSETRKNVNYINKDERFHSVKVCPLIHWTWKDVWRYVHKNDLIYNPLHDRGYPSIGCFHCTKPAFNENDLRSGRWSGQMKTECGLHQ; encoded by the coding sequence ATGTTAACATATGAAAACTGGACTGAACAAACTGATCAATTTGAAGTTGATGAAACGTATAAAGGTGCACTTAATGTTTTAAATTGGGCATATGACCATTACGGTGAAGAGGTCGTATATGCTTGTAGCTTTGGAATTGAGGGGATCGTTCTAATTGACTTAATTTCTAAAGTGAAACCAGATGCTAAGATTGTGTTCCTTGACACAGATGTGCATTTTAAGGAAACATACGAATTAATTGATAAGGTAAAAGAAAAATATCCATCATTAAATATTGAATTAAAAAAGCCAAAATTAACACTTGAAGAACAAGCTGAGCAATATGGTGATAAATTATGGGAAACAAATCCGAATCAATGCTGTAATATCCGTAAAATTGCTCCTTTAACTGAAACATTAAATGGTGCAACAGCATGGATTTCAGGTTTAAGACGAGAACAGTCTGAAACAAGAAAGAATGTAAATTATATTAATAAGGACGAACGCTTTCATTCAGTAAAGGTTTGCCCACTTATTCATTGGACGTGGAAGGATGTTTGGAGATACGTTCATAAAAATGACTTAATCTATAACCCTCTACATGATAGAGGATATCCAAGTATCGGTTGTTTTCATTGTACAAAGCCTGCCTTTAATGAGAATGATTTAAGATCAGGTAGATGGTCAGGGCAAATGAAAACAGAATGTGGCCTCCACCAATAG
- a CDS encoding carbamoyl phosphate synthase small subunit, whose product MKRQLILEDGTVFLGEAFGSDKENFGEVVFNTGMTGYQEILSDPSYCGQIVTLTYPLIGNYGINRDDFETITPFINGFVVKEFCDYPSNWRSEYTIDEYFKMKNIPGISGVDTRKLTRIIRMHGTLKGAICSADANPEEVISKLKGTQLPTDQVQVVSTKTAYPSPGRGHRVVLVDFGMKHGILRELNKRNCDIVVVPHNVTAEEVLQLNPDGIMLSNGPGDPKDVPEAINMIKGILGKVPLFGICLGHQLFALACGADTEKMKFGHRGSNHPVKELSTGKVDITSQNHGYTVREESIKSTELEVTHVALNDGTVEGLKHKQAPAFTVQYHPEASPGPEDANGLFDQFLNLMIEANKKEGVL is encoded by the coding sequence ATGAAAAGACAACTAATCTTAGAAGATGGAACAGTATTTTTGGGTGAGGCATTTGGAAGTGACAAGGAAAATTTCGGAGAAGTAGTATTTAACACAGGGATGACAGGATATCAAGAAATCCTCTCAGATCCATCATATTGTGGACAAATCGTCACTTTAACTTATCCTTTAATCGGAAACTACGGTATTAACAGAGATGATTTCGAAACGATTACGCCATTTATAAACGGATTTGTTGTAAAGGAATTCTGTGACTATCCTTCTAACTGGAGAAGTGAATATACAATTGATGAGTATTTTAAAATGAAAAACATTCCTGGAATCTCAGGCGTTGATACTCGCAAGCTTACAAGAATTATTCGTATGCACGGTACATTAAAAGGAGCAATTTGCTCTGCTGATGCAAATCCAGAAGAAGTCATTAGCAAGCTAAAAGGAACGCAACTTCCTACAGATCAAGTACAAGTTGTTTCAACAAAAACAGCATACCCAAGCCCAGGCAGAGGACATCGTGTAGTGTTAGTTGATTTTGGAATGAAGCATGGTATTTTAAGAGAATTAAATAAACGTAACTGTGACATTGTTGTGGTACCTCATAATGTGACAGCTGAGGAAGTTTTACAATTAAACCCAGATGGTATTATGCTTTCAAATGGACCAGGAGATCCAAAAGATGTGCCAGAAGCTATTAATATGATTAAAGGTATTCTTGGGAAGGTTCCATTGTTTGGGATTTGCTTAGGACATCAATTGTTTGCTTTAGCATGTGGTGCTGATACAGAAAAAATGAAATTTGGACACCGAGGGTCAAACCATCCAGTTAAAGAACTAAGTACAGGTAAGGTAGATATTACATCTCAAAACCATGGTTACACAGTAAGAGAAGAATCAATCAAATCAACAGAGTTAGAAGTAACACATGTTGCATTAAATGATGGAACAGTTGAAGGGTTAAAACATAAACAAGCACCTGCATTTACAGTCCAATATCATCCGGAAGCTTCACCAGGACCGGAGGATGCAAACGGATTATTTGATCAGTTTTTAAACTTGATGATTGAAGCTAATAAGAAAGAAGGGGTTCTATAA